One Terriglobales bacterium genomic window, TGTGGCTGTTCCTGCTTTCCGATTCCCTGACCTTCGGCGCGCTGCTGTTCGCCTATTCCTACGGCCGCATCTCCACCCCCAACTGGCCCACGCCCTTCGGCAAGGCCAGCATTGTCAACGCCACCATCATGACCGTCTGCCTGCTCTCCAGCTCGCTGACCATGGTTTTGGGCGTGCTCGCTTCCAAGAAAGGCGACCACAAGGCAACGGTGAAGTGGCTGCTGGCCACCATGTTCTTCGGCGCGCTGTTTGTGGTGCTGCACGCCAAGGAGTGGAGCGGGCTGATCGCCGAAGGCCTGCGGCCCTTCAGCAATCCCTGGGCAAAAAATGTTCCCCAATTCGGCGGCACCTTCTTCACCCTGACCGGAATGCACATGCTGCACGTCACCATCGGCGTGTGCTACCTGGGCGTGGTAGCGCTGCGCAAGAAGTGGATACCCATCCTGCTGGGCATCTGGCTGCTGGGATGGCTGCTGACGCCGGCCACCAACGTCTTCCACATCGGCATTCACGTGCTGCTGCTGGTGGCGGCGATTTCCGCCGTTATTTTGTTCCTGAAACCGAAAGTTTACGACGCGCACGACGTGGAAATTGCCGGACTGTATTGGCACTTCGTGGACCTGGTGTGGATGTTCATCTTTCCGCTGGTCTACCTGATGTCGACCAAGATTCTTTAGGAGAAACGATGGCGCACGCTGAAGCAGTCACCGGGAGTCACAGCAATAAGCAGTTCTATGTTGTGTGGGCGGCGCTGCTGGTGCTCACCGCCATCGAGGTCTGGCTGGCTTACAACCAGTTCTTCACCCCGATCCACATGCTGGAGATCCTGCTGGCGCTCTCCATCGTGAAAGCAGGGTTGATCATCGCCTACTTCATGCACCTGAAATATGAGTACGGCCCCATGAAGATCGTGCTCATGTCGGCGCTCGTGGCTTGTCTGGTGCTGATGTTCACCTTCTTCCCCGACGCACTGCGTATACTGGAACTGGGCACGTCCACTCGATGAAACGCCTGCTCGCCACCACCGCCCTGCTCCTCATGCTCAGCGCCCCCGCCGCGCTGGGACAGGGCTGCTCCATGTGCATCACCTCCGCCGCCGGCGCCGGCGCCAAGGGACAGCGCGCCATCAGCCGCGGCGTTATCTTCCTGCTGCTGCCCCCGGTCGGCATGATGGCCGTGCTGGTCGGCGTGGCCCTGAAGTACAAGTCGAGGAATGAGGCGCGGGAAGCGCGGCGCGACTCTGCAGAAGGCGCCTCGCCACAATAATTCCCAGACTCATCCTGAGCGAAGCACACGATGGGCTTTGCTCATCGTGTGCGCAGTCGAAGGGTCCCTATGGCGCCCGTACATTTCAGGTGAGCTAGCGGTCCTTCGACTCACGCTACGCGCTCGCGTCAGGATGACAAAATCGAAGACCTCAGGCAGCATCTCTACATGACCACCGTCCTCCTCCTTACGCTCTCCAACATCTTCATGACCTTTGCCTGGTATGGACACCTCAAGCACCGCAGCGCCCCGCTGTTCGAGGTGATCGTGATCAGCTGGGGCATTGCCTTCTTCGAGTATTGCTTTCAGGTCCCCGCCAACCGCATCGGCTCCTACGAATTCACCACCGCCCAATTGAAGACCATCCAGGAAGCCATCACCCTGACCGTCTTCGCCTTCTTCTCGGTTTTTTATTTGAAGGAACAGTTTCGCTGGAACTATCTGGTGGGTTTCGCGATGATTGTGGGGGCGGTATTTGTGATCTTCAAGAAGTGGTAAGAACAGTCATCCTGAGCGGAGCACGAGATGACCTGCGCTCATCTCGTGCGGAGTCGAAGGATCCCTACTGCCACCGCTGCACTCCCGGTGGAGTACAAACTGTAGATCTAGAGGCGTAGGCAGTGAGCACTGTTCTGAGGATCGTCACGGGGGTGCTGATCTGCTCTCTGGGCGGCGTCGGAGCATTCGCAGTGGTTGACCTCGCCCTGGCCTCGACAGTTGTGCTCCTCATTGAGCTGGCCGCGGCGCTTGCCGCGATGATTGGCGCGGGAATCGGCTGTGAGCGCTTCGCCACCCGCACGCCGCCTCAAGGTCAACCACCGCCCTCATCTCCGCTATAATCAAAAGATTCCACGGCCCTGCCGCACCCCGCCGTAGGCGCGCTTTTGCCTGCAGGACGCGGCACGCCTGACGGTCCCCCTGGTGATGTCGAACGAGAGCATTGTCGTCCGTGGCGCGCGCGTCCACAACCTCAAGAACATTGACTTTGAGATTCCGCATAACACCCTGACGGTGGTGACCGGCGTCTCCGGCTCGGGCAAGTCTTCCCTCGCTTTCGACACGGTCTACGCCGAAGGCCAGCGCCGCTACGTCGAATCGCTCTCCGCCTATGCCCGCCAGTTCCTCGAACGCATCGAGAAGCCGGACGTCGAGCTGATAGACGGCATCGCCCCCGCGGTTGCCATCCGGCAGAAGAACTCCACGCGCAACCCGCGCTCCACCGTCGCCACCGCGACCGAAATCTACGACTACCTGCGCCTGCTGTTCGCGCGCGTCGGCCAGACGTTCTGTTCGCAATGCGGCGCCGAAGTCCGCCGCGACACGGTAGACGACGTCGCCGCCGCCGTCCTGTCTCTGGCGGAAGGAACGCGCCTGAACGTGCTCTTCCCGCTCTCGGCCGCGCAGCGCGCCGGCGACGCCGACAAGAAGCCGCGCGCGAAGAAGTCGAAGACCGCCGCGCCCGAGCCGGTCTCCGACGCGCTGAAAGAGCGCCTCTTCGAGCTGCGCAAACGCGGCTTCAACCGCCTGTTCCAGAACGGCCAGGTCTTCGAGTTCTCCACGCCCGAGTCCCTGCTCGATGTCGACTTCTCTCAGCCGGTGTTTGTTCTTATCGACCGCATCGCCGTCGCGCCGGGCGACGCCGCAGGCCGCTCGCGCCTGGTGGACGCGGTTGAAATCGGCTACCGCGAGGCCGGCGAGATCGTCATCGAAACCGCCCCGCGCGAGGGCGAAGGCGCGCCGCAGCGGCGGCGCTTCGCGCATCGCTTCGAATGCAAGCAGTGCCACCTGCGTTACGAAGAGCCCGAGCCGCGCCTGTTCTCGTTCAACAATCCGTACGGCGCCTGCCCGCGCTGCCAGGGCTTCGGCAACACGATCGATTTCGACCCGAACCTCGTCATCCCTGACAAGTCGCGCACGTTGAACGAGGGCGCCGTCGAGCCCTTCACCAAGCCCAAGTACCGCGTGCTCGCCGCCGAACTGAAGCGCTTCGCCAAGGCGAACGACATCCCCCTCGACGTTCCCTGGGCGGACCTGACACGCGCGCAGCAGGAGATGGTCTTCGAGGGCGACCGCAAGTATCCCGGCATCCGCGGCTTTTTCGCGCACCTGGAGCGCAAGAAGTACAGGCTGCACGTGCGCGTCTTTCTCAGCCGCTATCGCGGATACTCGGTCTGCTCCGACTGCCGCGGCTCGCGCCTGCGCTCGGAGGCGCGGCAGGTGAAGATTGCCGGCAAGAATATCTGCGAAGTCTGCGCCATGACGGTGGACGAGGCCGCGCTCTTCTTTGAAGACGTGCGTCTCACGCCCGCACAAGCCGAAATCGCCGACAAGCTGCTGGAGGAAATCCGCGACCGGCTGCGCTTCCTCAACGACGTCGGTCTCGAGTACCTCACGCTCGACCGGCTCGCTTCCACGCTCTCCGGCGGCGAGGCGCAGCGCATCCAGCTCGCCACCTCGCTCGGCTCGCGCCTGGTGGGCACGCTCTACGTGCTCGACGAGCCCTCCATCGGCCTGCACAGCCGCGACACCGCCCGCCTCATCAAGATCCTGCACGACCTGCGCGACCTGGGAAACACGATCCTGGTCGTGGAGCACGACGCCGAGATCATGAAGGCGTCGGACCGCATCCTCGACCTTGGCCCCGGCGCCGGCGAGCATGGCGGAAAAGTGATCGCCACCGGCACCTACGACGAAATCCGCGGCGCGCACAACTCGCTCACCGGACGCTACCTCGGCGGCGATCTGAAGATTCAGCTTCCGCCCGCGCGCCGCAAGCCCGGCCCGCGCCAGCTCAAGGTGATCGGCGCGCGCGCCCACAATCTGAAGCGGATCGACATCACCATCCCGCTCGGCATGATCGTCGCCGTTACCGGCGTGTCGGGCTCGGGAAAATCCAGCCTCGTTCACGACGTGCTGTACGCCGCGCTCGCCGCCGAGAAGAAGGAGCCCGGCGCCGTCGCCGCACCCGACGGCTGCCTCGACCGCATCGAGGGTAGCGCGCTCATCGACGACGTGGTCCTCGTCGACCAGTCGCCGATCGGGCGCACGCCGCGCTCCAACCCGGTCACCTACATCAAGGCGTTCGACGCCATCCGCGAGCTCTTCGCCTCGCAGCCCGAAGCGCAAAAGCGGGGCTTCACCGCCGGCCATTTCTCCTTCAACATCCCCGGCGGACGCTGCGAGGCTTGCCAGGGTGACGGCGCCGTCACGGTAGAGATGCAGTTTCTCGCCGACGTGGAACTCATCTGCGAGGAGTGCAAGGGCACGCGCTACAAGGCCGACGTGCTCGACGTCCGCTACAAGGGCAAGAACATCTTCGACGTGCTCAACCTCACCGTGAAAGAGGCGATGCAATTCTTCGCCGGCGCGCCCAAAATCAACGACAAGCTGCGCGTGCTCGACGAAGTCGGCCTCGGCTACCTGCGGCTGGGCCAGTCGGCCACCACGCTCTCCGGCGGCGAGGCCCAGCGCATGAAGCTGGCCGCGCACCTCCAGCCCACGCGCGACGCCCTGCGTCCGGTGGATCCCGAAGAGGCCAAACAGCGTCCGCGCAGGCTCTACATCTTCGACGAGCCTACTACCGGCCTCCACTTCGACGACGTTTCCAAGCTCCTCGCCGCCTTCCGCCGCCTGATCGATGCCGGCGGCAGCATCGTCGTGATCGAGCATAACCTCGACGTCATCAAGACGGCCGATTGGGTGATTGACCTTGGTCCTGAAGGAGGCGACCGTGGCGGGCGCCTGGTCGCGACCGGCCCTCCCGAAGCCGTGGCAAAGAACCCGCGCTCATACACCGGAAAGTGGCTGGCGCGCATCTTAGGTAAGAACGGCAGCTCACGAACTCACGACGGCCCGGCTCAGGCCCCTGACCGCGGAAATGACCGCGGGAACAACCGCGGCAAGCCTGTCCAGGCCGGCTCACGGCCGGCGCCGGCATCGGTGTCGGCCGACCGCGATCGTGACGCCAACTCGCATGCCAACGCACGCAAGTAAGATTACCCGTGCTCGTCGTAGAGACGTGGCTTGCTGCGTCTTTCTTCTCGCCGCGCTGGCATTGCTTACGCCATCGGCCGACGCCGTCCCGCAAAGCGCCGCCAAGCAATCGTCCGGTTCTCAAGGCTCGAGCACGCGCCGCAAGGTGCGCGTCGAAGAGCCCGCGCCGGCCGCGGTCAGCGCGGTGGACAAGGCCGAAGAAGCCATCGCGCGCAAGGACTACGCCGCCGCCGAGCCGCTGCTTCGCTCCGCCACCGCCGAAGACCCCAAGGACTACCGCGCCTGGTTCGACTTGGGATTCGTTCTCAGCGCCACCGGCCGGCGCGACCTGGCCATCTCAGCCTATCGCAACTCGATTGGCGCCAAGGCCGATGTCTTTGAGTCAAACCTGAATCTCGGCGTGCTGCTCGGAGACGCCGGCGATCCGGATGCGGAAACCTACCTGCGCGCCGCCACGACGCTGCGTCCCACTCGCAATGCCGACGAAGGCCACAAGCGCGCCTGGCTCGCGCTGGGGCACGCTCTCGAAGCGCAGAATGTGCCGGCGAAAACCACGCAGGCCGTCGAGGCATACCGTGCCGCGGCCCAGCTCGCGCCCAGGGATCCGGAACCGCGCATCGCCGCCGGCATCGCGCTGGAGCGCTCGCGCCAGTGGCTTCCGGCCGAAGCCGAGTACAAGCAGGCGCTGGAACTCGACCCTGCGAACTCGGAGGCGCTTGCCGGCCTGGTCAACGTTTATTCGCAGACCAAGCGCTTTCCCGAGGCCGAGGCCATGCTGCGCCGCTACCTGGAGCAGCAGCCCGCCAACACCACCGCCCGGGTTCAACTCGGTCGCGTGCTCGCGGCGCAAGGCCGCTCTTCGGAAGCTGCCGGCGAATTGGAAGCGGGACTCAAGGCTGCGCCCGACGATCCTGTCGCCCTTCGCGAGCTGGCCGGCATCTACGTGAGCGCCAGGCAGTACGGCAAGGCGGAACAAGCCTATCGCGCCCTGGTAAAGCGCTTCCCCTCCGACGGCGACCTGCACGCGGCTCTGGGCAACGCCATCATGCAGCAAAAGCGCTTCGCCGAAGCGCAGCAGGAACTGCTCACCGCGGTCAGCCTGAAGCCCAACGACCCTGGGGCGCTCGTCAACCTGGCCCTCACCGGTTCGGAGACGAAGGACTACCAGCTGTGCATCCGCGCGCTCGACGCTCGCGCCCGCACCGTCCCCGACGGCCCCGGCACCTTTTTCCTGCGCGCCACCTGCTACGATCATCTGCGCGCCTACAAGCAGGCGGCGCAGTATTATCACCAGTTCCTCGACGTATCGAAGGGCGAGAACCCCGACCAGGAGTTCCAGGCGCGGCACCGCCTCATCGCCATCGAGCCGAAGAAATGATGCGACGGCCGGCACAAATTCTGTTCCTCACCCTCGCCACATTGCTCGGCG contains:
- a CDS encoding cytochrome c oxidase subunit 3, producing the protein MADVAVQHSVAGAYEPSLFGTYSKKIGMWLFLLSDSLTFGALLFAYSYGRISTPNWPTPFGKASIVNATIMTVCLLSSSLTMVLGVLASKKGDHKATVKWLLATMFFGALFVVLHAKEWSGLIAEGLRPFSNPWAKNVPQFGGTFFTLTGMHMLHVTIGVCYLGVVALRKKWIPILLGIWLLGWLLTPATNVFHIGIHVLLLVAAISAVILFLKPKVYDAHDVEIAGLYWHFVDLVWMFIFPLVYLMSTKIL
- a CDS encoding cytochrome C oxidase subunit IV family protein; the protein is MAHAEAVTGSHSNKQFYVVWAALLVLTAIEVWLAYNQFFTPIHMLEILLALSIVKAGLIIAYFMHLKYEYGPMKIVLMSALVACLVLMFTFFPDALRILELGTSTR
- a CDS encoding DMT family protein, with the protein product MTTVLLLTLSNIFMTFAWYGHLKHRSAPLFEVIVISWGIAFFEYCFQVPANRIGSYEFTTAQLKTIQEAITLTVFAFFSVFYLKEQFRWNYLVGFAMIVGAVFVIFKKW
- the uvrA gene encoding excinuclease ABC subunit UvrA; the protein is MSNESIVVRGARVHNLKNIDFEIPHNTLTVVTGVSGSGKSSLAFDTVYAEGQRRYVESLSAYARQFLERIEKPDVELIDGIAPAVAIRQKNSTRNPRSTVATATEIYDYLRLLFARVGQTFCSQCGAEVRRDTVDDVAAAVLSLAEGTRLNVLFPLSAAQRAGDADKKPRAKKSKTAAPEPVSDALKERLFELRKRGFNRLFQNGQVFEFSTPESLLDVDFSQPVFVLIDRIAVAPGDAAGRSRLVDAVEIGYREAGEIVIETAPREGEGAPQRRRFAHRFECKQCHLRYEEPEPRLFSFNNPYGACPRCQGFGNTIDFDPNLVIPDKSRTLNEGAVEPFTKPKYRVLAAELKRFAKANDIPLDVPWADLTRAQQEMVFEGDRKYPGIRGFFAHLERKKYRLHVRVFLSRYRGYSVCSDCRGSRLRSEARQVKIAGKNICEVCAMTVDEAALFFEDVRLTPAQAEIADKLLEEIRDRLRFLNDVGLEYLTLDRLASTLSGGEAQRIQLATSLGSRLVGTLYVLDEPSIGLHSRDTARLIKILHDLRDLGNTILVVEHDAEIMKASDRILDLGPGAGEHGGKVIATGTYDEIRGAHNSLTGRYLGGDLKIQLPPARRKPGPRQLKVIGARAHNLKRIDITIPLGMIVAVTGVSGSGKSSLVHDVLYAALAAEKKEPGAVAAPDGCLDRIEGSALIDDVVLVDQSPIGRTPRSNPVTYIKAFDAIRELFASQPEAQKRGFTAGHFSFNIPGGRCEACQGDGAVTVEMQFLADVELICEECKGTRYKADVLDVRYKGKNIFDVLNLTVKEAMQFFAGAPKINDKLRVLDEVGLGYLRLGQSATTLSGGEAQRMKLAAHLQPTRDALRPVDPEEAKQRPRRLYIFDEPTTGLHFDDVSKLLAAFRRLIDAGGSIVVIEHNLDVIKTADWVIDLGPEGGDRGGRLVATGPPEAVAKNPRSYTGKWLARILGKNGSSRTHDGPAQAPDRGNDRGNNRGKPVQAGSRPAPASVSADRDRDANSHANARK
- a CDS encoding tetratricopeptide repeat protein, whose product is MACCVFLLAALALLTPSADAVPQSAAKQSSGSQGSSTRRKVRVEEPAPAAVSAVDKAEEAIARKDYAAAEPLLRSATAEDPKDYRAWFDLGFVLSATGRRDLAISAYRNSIGAKADVFESNLNLGVLLGDAGDPDAETYLRAATTLRPTRNADEGHKRAWLALGHALEAQNVPAKTTQAVEAYRAAAQLAPRDPEPRIAAGIALERSRQWLPAEAEYKQALELDPANSEALAGLVNVYSQTKRFPEAEAMLRRYLEQQPANTTARVQLGRVLAAQGRSSEAAGELEAGLKAAPDDPVALRELAGIYVSARQYGKAEQAYRALVKRFPSDGDLHAALGNAIMQQKRFAEAQQELLTAVSLKPNDPGALVNLALTGSETKDYQLCIRALDARARTVPDGPGTFFLRATCYDHLRAYKQAAQYYHQFLDVSKGENPDQEFQARHRLIAIEPKK